Within the Amycolatopsis sp. 195334CR genome, the region CAGCCGCTCCTTGATCTCCCAGCCCTGGGTCATCGGCTCCTCGGAGTCGGGCAGCAGGAGCGTGCTCGACAGCAGCGGCTCCCCCAGTTCGGCGACCAGCGCCTGGGTGACCACGTGCTCGGGGATGCGCACGCCGACGGTCTTCTTCTTCGGGTGCATCAGCCGCCGCGGCACCTCCTTCGTGGCCGGCAGGATGAACGTGTAGCTACCCGGCGTCGACGCCTTGACCAGGCGGAACACCGCGTTGCTGACGTGCACGAACTGCCCGAGCTGGGCGAAGTCCTGGCAGACCAGGGTGAAGTGGTGCTTGTCGTCGAGGCCGCGGATCTCCTTGATCCGGTCGATCCCGTTCTTGTTGCCCAGCCGGCAGCCCAGCGCGTAGCAGGAGTCGGTCGGGTAGGCGATCAGGCCGTCTTCGGTGATCAGCCGCACGACCTGGCTGATCGCCCGGCGCTGGGGGTTCTCGGGGTGCACGTCGAAGTACCTGGCCATGGCCGGAGCATAGAGACGGTGATCGGCCGCCGCCGGGCAGGGGCGGGCTCGTCTTGTCGGCGGCTGCCCGGCCCCGTACCGTGCTGGGGAAAGCCGTCACGATGAGCGATCGTGCGCACACACCCCAGCGAGGTGCTGCCGTGGAGCGAACCGCCACCACCTTGGCCGTGCGAACCGCCCGCCCGGCCGCGGGCGTCGCCGTGGTCAGCGCGGCCGGCGAGATCGACCTCGGCACGCTCACCACCTGGGACACCGCACTGGCCGCCGCCCTGCACTCCCCGCCGGAGGTGCTGGTCGCCGACCTGTCCGCGGTCGAGTTCCTCGGCAGCAGCGGCATCGCCACCCTGGTCATGGTGCAGCAGGAGACCGCCGAACGCGGGGTGGAGTTCCGGGTGGCCGGTGCCACCCGCGCGGTGCGCCGCGCACTGGAAGCCACCGGCGTCGGCGAGGTGCTACGCCTGTACGAGACGGTCGAACTGGCCGTGCACGGCGGTGCGCTGACTCAGACGAGCACCGGCAGCGACTCGACCCCGTAGACCACCGACACCTTCCGGAACGCCAGCTCCTGCGCCGGGACGGCCAGGCGCAGCTCGGGGAACCGCCGGACCAGCGCCGGGTAGGCCGCGCGCAACTCCATCCTGGCCAGCTCGGCGCCGATGCAGCGGTGCACGCCGTGCCCGAAGGCCACGTGCGAGGTCGGGCTGCGGAAGGCGTCGAAGTCCTCCAGCGCCGGCCCGAACTGCGGGTCCCGGTTCGCCGCGCTCAGCGACACCACCACCACGTCGCCCTCGCCGATCCGCACCCCGCCGATCTCCAGGTCCTCCCTGGCGAAGCGCGGGAACGCGGCCTGCACCACGGTCAGGTGGCGCAGCGCCTCCTCGACGAACCCGTTGATCGCGGCCCCGTCGTCGGCGTCGTCGTGGACGCGCTTGAAGGTCTCCTGGTCCTGCAGCAGCACCAGCGCGCCGAGTGCCAGCATGCTGGCGGTCGTCTCGAACCCGCCGGTCAGCACGCCGTCGGCGAGCCCGGCCAGTTCCCGGTCGCCGACCTCGTCGCCGTGTTCCTTGATGATCTGGCCGAGCAGCCCGTCACCGGGGTTCTCCCGCTGCTTGCGGACCACGCCGAGCAGGTACTCCAGCGATTCCGAGATCGCCCCGAACGAGGCCTCCGCCCCGCTGAACAGGTCGAACCGCGCCACGCTCAGGTGCTGGAACTCGTCGCGGTCCTCGTACGGCACGCCGAGCAGCTCGCAGATCACCAGCGACGGGATCGGCAGCGCGAACTCCTGCACCAGGTCCACCGGACCGTGCGCCGAGGCGGCCTCGATCGCGTCCAGCCGTTCCTCGATGATCCTGGCGATACCGGGCTTGAGCCGCGACAGCCGCCGCATGGTGAATTCGGGGGTGAGCAGCTTGCGCAGCCGCGTGTGCACCGGCGGGTCGGCGAACCCGAGCCCGCCGGGGTTGGCTTCGGCGCTCGCGCCCGCCTCCCCGACCAGGTTGTTGAAGTCGTTGCTGAACCGGGTGGCATCGGCGAGCACCGCCTTGGCCTCCTCGTGCCCGGAGACCAGCCACACGTTCACCCCGAACGGGATGTCCAGCTTGCTGATCGGCTCGCGTTCGCGCAGCCGGGCCAGCTCCGGCACCGGGTCGAGCCCGTTGCGCCGCAGCGGCATCAGTGCCGAATCCGGGAACATGCCCAGCTTCGACAGGTCGAATCCCTTTTTGCGCACCCTGCTGAGATACCGGCGTGCCAGCCAGGCACTCACTCGCGTCCGAAGCTGCCCCACCCGGCCGACGGTACCCCTGACTCCGGCAAACCGCCCACACCCCCCGGGGTCTGTGCGGCAACCCACAAGCTCCCGGTTACCTGATCGTTAGCGGCCGGAAAGGTCGTCCCCCGGACGTGGGAGGAGGCCACGACCCACCGGGTCGCGGCCTCCGGTCCGGGACAGCCCTACTTGACGAAGTCGTCGACCACCTTGGGCGGCCAGATGCCGACGTTGAGCACGCCCATCGAGTACGCGCGCGAGACCAGCGCGGCGCGGTTGGGCACCTTCAGCTTCCGGAGCAGGCCGCTGACGTGGTACTCCACGCCCTGCCTGCTCAGGTACAGCCGCGAAGCCAGCGGAATGGTGGAGAACCCGGCCGCGATGCCCTCCAGGATCCGGGCGTCCATTTCGGACAGGATCTTCTTGCGGTTGGTCACCACACCGGCGTCGGCGACGCCCTGCGCCGGCCGCATCATCACCAGGATGGTGGTGGACCCACCGACCTCGGCCGCCCCGCCGCGCACCGCCACCCCGGTCAGCGTCGCCGGGAAGGCCACCCCGCCCGCGCGCACCAGCACCACGTGCGCGGCGAAGCGGTGGCGCTTGCCCTCGACCAGCCCGGCGAACTGCCGCCGCAGCGCCTGCTGCATGCTCGGGTGCACCAGCTCGGTGAACCCCCGGCCGCACACGTCCGCCGAAGCCATTCCGAACTGGCGGAAGAACTCCTGGTTCGCCTGCTGGATCCGCAGCGCGGAGTCCAGGCACACCATCAGCCCGGACTTCTCGGCGTGCGCCTGGGCCTCGGTGTCCACGGTCAGTTCGTGCTCCAGACCGCGGACCGGTGCCCGGCCGGCTTCCGCGAGTGCTGCACTCGTCATGGTGACTGCCCATCCCTTCGCTCGTCAAAGAACCGACGCCGCCGATCGCCATTTCGAAACGGTGTTCAAAAACAGTGTTTCGATCGCTGGCACCCGAGTCCGGCGGCGAGTTCCCGCCCCGCGTTTCTTAGAGCGCTCTACGCCGTCAAGTCGTATTGAAAACTATCCACCGAAAGAGCGGGGCGTCAATGAAGGCGGTAACTGGTGGAGAAGCCTGTGGGAACTTGTCGAAGTAGTACGGGGCGACACCGGCGGTGCCGGTGGTTCGGTACGGTCGGTCCGCCCGAACCCCGCTCCCACCGGCGCGAATCCGGCCGTTCACCTGGGCTGTCCCGGGTCGACCGAACCGTACCACCGACACCGTCGGTACCGACACCGAACCATGCGGGCGGTGGACCGAGGGAATAGCGACAGCGGTGGAATCACGCTTGGAACGGGCTGATTGCCATTAAGTTTACCGGCGGGAAACGCGAGAACTTCCCTAGCTGGTAAGTGAGCTGCGGCACCAGGCGGGCACTGGAATTATTCGTCAACCCGCGTCGGGTGCGGCGGCCGAGATCGCCTCGGCCAGCCCGGCCCGCCCGGCCACGCCGAGCTTGCGGTAGGAATTCGTCAGGTGCTTTTCCACCGCGCGCGAGGAGACCCCGAGCCGCTCGGCGATCTCGGCGTTGGTCAGCCCGGTCCCGGCCAGTTCGGCCACCCGGCGCTCGGTCCGGGTCAGCGACACCTTCGGCGGCGGGGCGGCCGCCTTGCCCGCCGACCCCGGCCGGGCGCGTTCCACCAGCCAGTTCGCCCCGCAGGCGGTGGCCAGTTCGGCGCCCTCGCGCAACGCGGCGGCGGCCTCGGGAGTGTCCCCCAGCCGACGGCCGAGCAGGATCAGCGCCCGCGCCAGTTCCAGGTCGTTGGCCGAGCCGCGCAGCGTGCCGACCGCGTCCCGCAGCAGGTCCAGCCCTCGGTCACCGCCGTGCAGCCAGCCCTGCAACCGCAGCGCCCGCCCGATCGCCGAGGCCGCGCCCCACGATTCGGCCCAGGCGTGCTCCTCCTCGGCCAGCGCCAGCGCCGACGGGCCGTCGCCGAGCCGCTGGTGCAGGCTGATCGCCCACGGCCGCCACGGGTACAGCGAGGAATTGCGCCAGCCCGACGCCTCCAGCAGCCTGCCCACGGTGAGCAGCCCGTCCAGCGCGCTGACCCACTGGCCCTGGTGGGCGTCCACCGCCGACTCCAGGATCTGCGCCACCGCGGTCAGGCTCAGGCTCTCCCCGCGCCGCCTGCCCACCCCGCTGACGATCCGCTTGCTCAGCTCGATGTCACGCAGTTCCAGCGCCACCGCGGCGAGCGAGACCATGGCGCACGCGCTGACCTCGTGCCAGTCGGCGTCGACCAGCTGCATCGCGCGCTCGGCCTGCTCGCGCGCGGCGGGCAGCCTGCCGCGCGCGGTCAGCACGAGCGAATGCTCCACGTGCACCAGCGCGTCGGCCACGGTCACCTGCTGGCGGCGTGCCTGCCGCTCGATGGAGAGCCAGGAACTGATGCCCTGCACCGAATCCGCCGCGATCAGGGTGAGCACCAGCAGCGGCAGCGCGGTGTGCACGTGCGAGGGGGTGGCCGGTTCGCGCTCCAGGATGCGGTTCGCCAGCGAGGCCAGTTCGGCGGCGGGGCGCCGCGAGCTGATCGTGGCGGCGTGCAGCAGCACGACGATCAGCTCGCGTTCGGCCCCCGAGCGCATCGGCGGGCTGTCACCGAGGCCGCGCAGCCGTTCGCTGGCCGAGGCCAGCTCCGCCGGGTCCTCGTGCCCGGCGTGGCGCAGGCGGGCTTCCAGGCGCAGCGCGATCTCCCGTGCCGAACCGTCCAAAGTGTCCGCACTGCCGAGGTCGCCGGCCACCTGCCCGATCAGGTCGATCATCGACGCCGGTGGCGCGCCGAGCACGGTCGGCGCGATGCGCAGCACGGCCGCGGCGCGGTCGCGCGGGGTGGTCAGCAGCGGCACCGCCTGGGACACGTGGCGTTCGCAGGCGGCCGGGTCGAACCCGCGTTCGGCGGTGGCCAGGTCGATCAGCAGCCGCGCGCGGTCCTCGCCCTCGGTGGAGCTGTCCAGCAGCGCGCGCCGCAGGTAGCGGGCGGCGGTGTCCGGCGCGCCCCGGCGCAGCGCGGTGTCGGCGGCGGCCCGCAGCACCACCACCGACCACGGCTGCCGCGACACGGTCACCGCCATCAGCTGCGCGGCCACCTGCTCGGCCGGCGCGCCGAACCGGTAGAGCAGGGCGGCGGCCGAATCGTGCAGCCGTTCGCGCTCGACCACGGTCATCGAGGCCTCGACCGCGTCCTGCACCACGCGGTGGAAGAAGCGCGGTTCCTGCTCGGTGGCCAGCAGGCCGAGCTGGTGCAGCGAGCGCAGCGCGCCGGCGAAGCCGATCGCGTCGAGCCCGGCCAGCCGCGCGATCAGCTCGGGATCGCCCTGTTCGCCGAAGGTGGCGATGGCCGCGGCCAGGTCCCGCACCGGCCGCGGCTGGTTGCGCAGCCCGCTTTCCACGCGCTCGCGCAGTTTCGACGGCCGCTGCGTGCGCAGTTGCGGTGCCTGCGCGGCTTCCGGGCGGCAGCCGGTGGCGACCAGGCTGAACAGCACGGAGTTCAGGAACAGCGGATTGCCGGCGGAGGCCTCGTGGCAGGCGCTGGCGAACTCGTCGTCGCCCTCCTCGCCGAAGTGCCCGAGGATGACTTCCCTGGTGGCCTCGAAGGAAAGCGGCGCCGGGGTGAGCACGCGGGTGGCCGCGTCGGCCACTTCGCGCACCAGCGCGTGCTGCGCGCGCGGATCCCCGTCGCGCAGCGTGCAGACCACCACCACCCGCAGCCCCGGCAACCGGCGCGCGAGGTAGGCGAACCAGCGCAGCGACGGCACGTCCGCCCACTGGAGGTCGTCGACCAGCAGCAACAGCGGGGTTTCCTCGCCGACGTTGGCCAGCAGCGTGCACAACCCGTGCAGCACGGCCTCGGACTGGGCCACGTCACGGGATTCGGCGGCGGGCACGGCGTCGTCGGCGAAGACCAGCTTGGCGAACCCGGCGCGCTCCTGCAGCCAGTGCTCGTGGGTCTCCTCCGGCGTGCCCGCCAGCAGGCTGTCGAACAACTGCCGGACCACGCCGAAGGCGAAGTCCTGTTCCATCGGCGCCGCGTGCGCGCGCAGCACGCGGACCGCCTCGGTGCCGGTCACCCCGGGAAGCCGCTGCAGCAGCGCGGATCGGCCGATGCCCAGCGGGCCGCGCAGCAGGATCAGCGCGGACTCGCCCGCCGTCGCCGCGCGCAGCGCCTTGGCCACCAGCGCGAGTTCGGCGTCCCGCTCGAGCAACATCGGTTTCAGAATCCCTCCATCGACCGGACCAGCGCGCCGAGCTCCTCCCGCCCGCTGATGCCCAGCTTGCGGTAGACGCAGCTCAGCCGCCGCTCCACGGTCCGCTTGGTGACCGAGAGGGACTCGGCGATCTCACCGTTGACCCGACCGCGGGCGACCATGACGGCGACCTTACGCTCCGGTTCGGACAGCGAGGTCCAGATCGGCGAAACCGGTGCGGGCGGGCCGCTGCCCGCGCGCTCGCTCAGCTCCCGCAGGCGCGTGGTGAGCCAGTGCGACCGGTGGATGGTGGCCAGTGCGGAGGCCTCGGCCAGCAGCGGCGGCACCTCGGCCGGATCGCCGTCGTCCAGTTCGGCGGCGGCGACCTCCAGCAGGGCCAGCGTGTAGACCGGGCTCAGCCGGAACCCCCGCAGCACGCGCAGCGCCTCGCGGGCCCGGCCGATCCGGTGTTCGCCGGACAGCCGGGAAAAGCCCATCTCCGCCCAGCCCAGCGCGCTCGGCGCGCCCCACTTCTCGGCGAGCGTCCACTCCTCCAGGCTCAGCTGCTGTGCTTCCTTGACCTGGCCCAGCGCGGCGGCCGCGCCGGCCGCGACCGAGCGCCACGGCAGCAGCCCCGGGTTGACGATGTGCTGGCGCAGCAACCGCCTGCCGCACTCGCGGAACATGTCCAGCGCGTCCACCGGCCTGCCCTCGGCCAGCGACAGCAGGCCCCTGGCGAACATGAAGTAGGCGGAGAAGGCGCCCTCGGCCGGGCGCGCCCGGCCGAGTAGTTCCCTGGCCCGGTCCAGCCGTCCATATTGGACGTGAATGCAGATCTGCAGCGAGATCGGGTAGGAGGCCACGTTCGGGTGCCAGCCGCTCAGCGGCAGCGCGCGCTCGGCGGCGGCCAGGTCCCGTTCGGCCACGTCGTTGCGCCCGATGCGCATGCTCAGCTCGGCGCGCGCGGCGAGCACCCGCGCCGTGCCCGCGCGCAGGTGCTCGCGCTGCACGTCGGCGAGCAGCGCGTTCAGCTGGACCTCCGCCTCTTCCAGGTCGTCGGTGAGGATCAGCGCGCGGCAGGCGGACAGCCTCGGCATCACCAGCAGCGGGCGCGAATCCTCCCGGCGCAGCGCCCGCCGGGCGAGCACCCTGGTGGCCTGCAGGTCGTTCGCCGACGCGGCCAGCTGCCACGCCCGCGCCCCGGCCTGCGCGGTGTCCAGCGGGTGGTCCGGCAGCGAGGGCATCTCCGGCACCATCGGCTCGCCGTCGTCCTGACGGGTCTGCTCGGACATCCAGTACAGCGCCAGCATCCCGTCCTTTTCGGACTCGTGCTCGGCGAGCACCGCCTCGGCGGAGACCCGGCGCGCCCAGTGGCTGTCGCCCCGGCTGAGCTTGGCGTCGACCGCGCGCAACCGCAGCGCGGCGAACTCGCGGCCCGGCGTGGCGGCGAGTTCGCTCAGCCGCCGGTCGCTGGCCACCGGCATCCGGCCCACCTGCACCGAGGCGAGTTCGAAGCTCAGCCGCGCCCGGGCCAGTGGTTCCAGCGGCTCGTCGAGTGCGCGGTTGAGGTACGCGATCGCCTGGCCGTCCTCGCCGTCCCGCAACGCCGAGACGAAGCTCCGGCGCAGCAGGTGCACCACCCAGTTGGTGCCGATCGGCCCGGCCCACAACAGGATCCGCGCCACGTCGGCGTCGCGCACGTCGGCCCGGTAGGCGAGTTCGGCGGCCCGCGCGTGCAGGTCGGCGCGCTCGGCACCGGGCATGCTCTCCAGCACCCTGGCCGCCACCACCGGGGCGCGCACGCGCAACCGCTCCCCCGCCTCGACGGTGAGCCCGCTGGAGGCGATGATCGACCGGATCCGCGACTCGTGCAGGCCGGGTTCCCCGGCCAGCCGGCAGACCAGCGGGAAGTCCAGCACCGCACCGCAGACCGCGACCGCGCGCAGCACCGAGATGGCCTCTTCGGACAGTCCATCCAGGACACGGGTGGCGTAGTCGCCCAAGGCCGACTCGCCGATCGCCCGCAACCGCGGCACCCCGGCGGCCACCGGCGTGCCACCCCGGCAGCGGAACTCACCGAGTACTTCCTTGAGCAGCAAAGGGTTCCCGCCGGTGGCAGCCAGCGCGGCGGCGCAGAACTCGTCGTCTCCCCGGGTACCGCAGACCAGTTCGACCGCGTCCGCCACTCCGGCCGCGCTCAGCGGCGCGAGCAGCATCTCGGTGACGTTGACCTGGCTGTTCCCGGCCAGCCCGGACACCGAACCGCAGTCCCCGCAGGTCCCGCCGGTGCTGGCGAGCATGGCGATCCGGGTGCCCGGCAGCCGCCGCACCAGTGCCTGCAACCACGCCGAGGACTCGGGGTCGAGCCACTGCCCGTCCTCGACGATCACCATGGTCGGCCGGGTGCGCGCGGCCCGCAGCAGTTCGGGCAGGCCCGGCAGCTGGTCCGGCCCGGCCAGCAGGTCGCGCACCCCGGGCACGAGCGGGGTGAGCAGCTGGGCCAGCACGCCGTAGCGCAGGGTGTGCTCGGCCGGCGCCGCCCGCGCCCACAGCACCCGCACGCCCTGACCGGAGGCCAGCCGCGCGATCCACCGCAGCAGGTCGAGCTGGCCGAGCCCGGGCGCCCCGGAAATCGTGACCACGGAAGGAGTTCCGCGGTCGAGCGCGCCGAGCACCGCGGTCAGCGCGTTCCGCTCGGCGTCGCGTTCGAGGCCGAACAGGTCGGCGTGGCGGTCTCCGCTCACGAGAGCACCCGCTTCACCGGGCCGCCGAGCGAGGCGGGCATGTCGGCCAGCGCGGTGTCGAGTTCGGCCCGCGACCCGACGCCGAGCTTGCGGTAGACGTTGGTCAGGTGCGATTCGACCGTGCGCACGGTGACGAACAGGGATTCGGCGATCATCCGGTTGCTGGACCCGGCCACCGCCAGCGCGGCCACCTTGCGCTCGGTCCCGGTGAGCATGTCGACCGGCGATTCGGTGATCTCGCGCATCCGCCCGCCCGCGGCGAGCAGCCCGCGGCGGGCCGAGCGCGCCAGCGCCAGCGCCCCGCACCGGCGGGCCAGGTCGGCGGCGGTCCGCAGGTGCCCGCGCGCGCGTTCGGAATACCCGGCCTCCAGCAACGCCTGCCCCAGCCGGAATTCGGCGCGCGCCTGCTCCAGCCGGGCGGGCGAGCGCGCCAGCAGCGCGGCGGCTTCGGCGAGCAGGTCGATCCCGGCGGTGCCCGGGGTGATCACCCCGCGGGCCAGCGCGGCCAGCCCGAGCACGCGCGGCGTGCCCCAGCGCCGGGCCAGTTCCTCGCCGTGGTCGACGATCCCGGCCGCGTCGCCGGGGCGGCGGGTGTCGGCCAGCACGCACGCCGACTCCACCCACCACGGCACGAACGCCGGGTTCACCAGCCCGGCGTCGGTCAGCGAGCGCCCGCACTCGTCGAACAGCGACAACGCGGTGTCGGCGTCGCCGAGGGCCCAGCGCGCCCGCGCGCGGGTCATCAGGAACCAGTGGTACTCCCAGACGAACCGGTCCAGGTCGGTGCGGACCACCCCGGCCAGCAGTTCCTCGGCGCGGACCGGCTCGCCGCGGTCGATCAGCCCGGCGGCGAGCGCGGTCGGCGGCATGGTCACCGCGTCCCCCCACGGCTCGCCGCGGCTGACGTCGAGCGAGACCTGGGCGTCGGAGATCGCGTCGGCCAGTTCGCCCAGCCCGTGCATGATGAACGCGCGGAAGGACAGCGTGAGCACGTAGGTGCGCACGGCCGCGTTCTCCCTGGCGTGGTCGAGCACGCGCTCGAGCGCGTCCATGCAGTCGCCCACCTCGTCGGCGAAGCTGAGCGCCAGCGCCGAGGACAGCAGCGACCAGCCGCCGAGCGTGACGCCGGGCGCGCGCATCGCCCGCCGCGCCTGCTCCACCGCCAGTTCCGGGGAGGTGCCGTCCATCGCGGTCACCACGGTCATCGTGCCGAGCAGCTGCCGCTGCGCCGGGGTGTCCCCTGGCGGCGGCGTCATCTTGGCCACCCGCTCGCGGATCGGCGCGATGGTGGCCTTCTCGTCCACGCCGGTGAGCAGCAGCGCCGATTCGACGTGGGTGCGCAGTTCGCGGTCGGCCGGATCGGGGTCCGGGCCCAGTTCCAGGTCCAGTGCGTCGAGCACCTCGCTGAGCACCCGCACGGCTTCCGGGGAGGACTGCACGTGGAGGCAGGTCATGCCGAACTGCACCGCGACCATCGCCCTGGTGCGCACGTCCAGCGCCAGCACCAGTGCTTCACGCAGCAGGGCCGCGCCCTTCGGCGGGTCGATCTCGACCAGCGACCGCGCCAGCTGCAGCCGGACCGGCACGCTCTCCGGCTCGGCCTCCAGAACCCGGTACAGGTAACGGATCGCGGCCTCGGGCGCGCCCCGCAGCTCGGCGCGCGCGGCGGCCGCGCGCAGCACGCCCGCCATCCACGGCTGGGTCACGTCCGGTACCAGCAGCAGCAGGTTCGCCACGTCCTCGGCCGGGCGGCCGGCGTCGCTGAGCAGGCTGGCCGCCCGCACGCGCAGCGCGGCGAGATCGGCCGGGCTGATCGAGTCGAGCACCGCCGAGCGCACCACGTCGTGCACCGGCTCGATCCGGTCGGCGGCCAGGATGTCCGCGCCCCGCAGCACTTCCAGCGCGGTTTCCACCTGCGCCGATGGCACCCCGGCCAGTGCGCCGAGCAGTTCCTCGCCGTGGTCGCCGAGCACGGCCACGGCGATCGCGATGTCGCGCACCCAGTCCGGTTTGCTGTCCAATGTGGCGCGCACCGAGGTGGCCACCACGTACCGCCCGACCTCGGTGACCCGCCGGGCCCCTTCGCGGTCGGCGGCCACGCCGAGCTCGCGCAGTTCCTGCAGCAGCCGGGTGAGCACCAGCGGGTTGCCGCCGGAGACCACCGCCGCGTTGTGCACAAAGGACTCGTCGGGCCGGCCGGGGAACTCGCGGCCGATCATGGTGGCCACGTCGGCGTCGGCCAGCGGTCCCACCCCGACGGTGAGCGAGCGCGGCTGGGCGGAGATGTCGGCCAGCGCGCCCGGCGCGACCGGTTCGATCTCGGTGCGCAGCGCCAGCACCACCAGCAGCGGCAGCGTGTCCGCCCGCCGCATCAGGAACTCCAGCCAGCGCAGCGACCGCTCGTCGCACCAGTGCACGTCGTCCAGCGCGAGCACCAGCGGGCCGTCGGCCATCAGGTTCACCGCGAGCCAGTAGAGCCCGTGCAGCGCCGGGTAGTCGGCGCCGGTGGAACTCGGGTCGCCGGGTTCGTCGGCCAGCGCCACCAGTGCCCGCCGGGCGCCGCCGCGCAGCAGCGGCGAATCGCCGGTCAGTTCCAGCGAACCGAACAACGCCTGCGCGCCGCCGTACCCGGTGCCCGCCACCACTTCCCCGCAGGTGCCGTGCAGCACCCGCATGCCGTCGGCGGCCGCCTGGGCGGTGAACGCCCGCAGCAGACTGGACTTGCCGATCCCGCTCGGTCCGGAAAGGACGACCAGGCCCGCCTCGCCGTCGCGCGCGGCCGCGGCCAGCCGGGCCAGGGCCCCCAGTTCACCGCTCCGGCCGATGAGCACGCCGGAGTCGCCGGGGACTTCCGTCCGCTCGACCAACTGGTCCTCCCTAGGCACGGCACGGCCCGTGACGACGTCGCCAGATGACGGGCGCATCCCGCATCCCGGCCCCCAGGCCGCATCCGCGGGTCCAAGGTTAGGCGGCACTCGGGCGTTCGCGCACGGCCAGTGATCCGGCAGTGGAACCGTACGTTCGTACGGTGAACGAGCAAGGGCCGAACGCACCACTTCAGCACGTCGCGACGATTTCCGGTGAAGGATTCACCAATGACCGCGCCGAGCAGGTCTTCCGCTCGGCGGCGCCGCCGCCGGGCGCCGGGCGGATGTCCGATTCGGCCGCCCGAACGGGTGCGGCGGGCACGTATCCGCCGCATCAGCGGCGCTGAACGCAGTTACCGCCCGATGGGTGACGGGTGGAAAAGCCAGCGGCGGCCTCGGGAACTCACCGCACGGAATGCGATCGGCCGTACACGTTCCGCTGACTGCCGGGTGCTCACCCGATTACGAGGGAGTGCGTCAGTCATTTACCAACCGCACTCGAACAATAACAGAAGGTGCCGGGTTCAGGCGAGGTGCGCGATGCCCGCGGTCAGCTCCAGCACCGCTTCGAGGTGGCGGGTGAGGAAGAAGTGCCCGCCCGGGTAGACCTTCACCTCGACCGGGCCGTCGGTCACCTCGGCCCACGCGTGCGCCTCGCCGAGCTCGGTCTTCGGATCGCGGTCGCCGGTGAGCACGGTGACCGGGCAGCTCAGCCGGGGACCGGGCGCGGGCCGGTAGGTCTCGACGGCGCGGTAGTCGGCGCGGACCGCGGGCATGATCATCCGCAGGATCTCCTCGTCGCCGAGCACCCGGGTGTCGGTGCCGCTGAGCAGTTTCAGCTCGGCGATGATCCCGTCGTCGTCGCGTTCGTGGACGCGTTCGTCCCGGTGCGTGCCCGGGCCGCGGCGGCCGGAGGCGATCAGGTGCGCCGGCGCTTCGAGGCCACGGGCGGCGAAGGCCCGCGCCACCTCGTAGGCCACCACCGCGCCCATGCTGTGCCCGAAGAACACCAGCGGCCGGTCGGCCAGCCCGGCCAGCACGCCGGCGATCCGCCCCGCCAGCTCGGTCACGTCGTCGACCGGGCGCTCGCCGCGGCGGTCCTGGCGGCCCGGGTACTGCACCGAGCACACCTCCGCGCGCGGGGACAACGCGGCGGACATCGGGTGGTACCAGCTGGCGGAACCCCCGGCGTGCGGGAAGCAGACCACCCGCGGCGCCCCGGCCCGCGCCGGGTGGTAGCGGCGGATCCAGAGGTCGGTG harbors:
- a CDS encoding L-threonylcarbamoyladenylate synthase, with amino-acid sequence MARYFDVHPENPQRRAISQVVRLITEDGLIAYPTDSCYALGCRLGNKNGIDRIKEIRGLDDKHHFTLVCQDFAQLGQFVHVSNAVFRLVKASTPGSYTFILPATKEVPRRLMHPKKKTVGVRIPEHVVTQALVAELGEPLLSSTLLLPDSEEPMTQGWEIKERLDHQVDAVLDSGECGTEPTTVIDLSGGEPEIVRRGAGDTARFE
- a CDS encoding STAS domain-containing protein, whose amino-acid sequence is MERTATTLAVRTARPAAGVAVVSAAGEIDLGTLTTWDTALAAALHSPPEVLVADLSAVEFLGSSGIATLVMVQQETAERGVEFRVAGATRAVRRALEATGVGEVLRLYETVELAVHGGALTQTSTGSDSTP
- a CDS encoding cytochrome P450; amino-acid sequence: MGQLRTRVSAWLARRYLSRVRKKGFDLSKLGMFPDSALMPLRRNGLDPVPELARLREREPISKLDIPFGVNVWLVSGHEEAKAVLADATRFSNDFNNLVGEAGASAEANPGGLGFADPPVHTRLRKLLTPEFTMRRLSRLKPGIARIIEERLDAIEAASAHGPVDLVQEFALPIPSLVICELLGVPYEDRDEFQHLSVARFDLFSGAEASFGAISESLEYLLGVVRKQRENPGDGLLGQIIKEHGDEVGDRELAGLADGVLTGGFETTASMLALGALVLLQDQETFKRVHDDADDGAAINGFVEEALRHLTVVQAAFPRFAREDLEIGGVRIGEGDVVVVSLSAANRDPQFGPALEDFDAFRSPTSHVAFGHGVHRCIGAELARMELRAAYPALVRRFPELRLAVPAQELAFRKVSVVYGVESLPVLV
- a CDS encoding LuxR C-terminal-related transcriptional regulator, producing the protein MTSAALAEAGRAPVRGLEHELTVDTEAQAHAEKSGLMVCLDSALRIQQANQEFFRQFGMASADVCGRGFTELVHPSMQQALRRQFAGLVEGKRHRFAAHVVLVRAGGVAFPATLTGVAVRGGAAEVGGSTTILVMMRPAQGVADAGVVTNRKKILSEMDARILEGIAAGFSTIPLASRLYLSRQGVEYHVSGLLRKLKVPNRAALVSRAYSMGVLNVGIWPPKVVDDFVK
- a CDS encoding AAA family ATPase, whose translation is MLLERDAELALVAKALRAATAGESALILLRGPLGIGRSALLQRLPGVTGTEAVRVLRAHAAPMEQDFAFGVVRQLFDSLLAGTPEETHEHWLQERAGFAKLVFADDAVPAAESRDVAQSEAVLHGLCTLLANVGEETPLLLLVDDLQWADVPSLRWFAYLARRLPGLRVVVVCTLRDGDPRAQHALVREVADAATRVLTPAPLSFEATREVILGHFGEEGDDEFASACHEASAGNPLFLNSVLFSLVATGCRPEAAQAPQLRTQRPSKLRERVESGLRNQPRPVRDLAAAIATFGEQGDPELIARLAGLDAIGFAGALRSLHQLGLLATEQEPRFFHRVVQDAVEASMTVVERERLHDSAAALLYRFGAPAEQVAAQLMAVTVSRQPWSVVVLRAAADTALRRGAPDTAARYLRRALLDSSTEGEDRARLLIDLATAERGFDPAACERHVSQAVPLLTTPRDRAAAVLRIAPTVLGAPPASMIDLIGQVAGDLGSADTLDGSAREIALRLEARLRHAGHEDPAELASASERLRGLGDSPPMRSGAERELIVVLLHAATISSRRPAAELASLANRILEREPATPSHVHTALPLLVLTLIAADSVQGISSWLSIERQARRQQVTVADALVHVEHSLVLTARGRLPAAREQAERAMQLVDADWHEVSACAMVSLAAVALELRDIELSKRIVSGVGRRRGESLSLTAVAQILESAVDAHQGQWVSALDGLLTVGRLLEASGWRNSSLYPWRPWAISLHQRLGDGPSALALAEEEHAWAESWGAASAIGRALRLQGWLHGGDRGLDLLRDAVGTLRGSANDLELARALILLGRRLGDTPEAAAALREGAELATACGANWLVERARPGSAGKAAAPPPKVSLTRTERRVAELAGTGLTNAEIAERLGVSSRAVEKHLTNSYRKLGVAGRAGLAEAISAAAPDAG